Genomic segment of Mytilus edulis chromosome 12, xbMytEdul2.2, whole genome shotgun sequence:
aatgagtagttattgttgcaaactccattagaaattttaattgagattagttttggaataagggaaagggggatgtgattaaaaaaattgggttcaatttttctcatttgaaatttcataaataaaaaagaaaatttctacaaacatttttttgtgaggattaatattcaacagcatagtaaattgctctaagagaaaacaaaaaatttaagttcattagaacacattcattctgtgtcagaaacctatgctgtgtcaactatttaatcacaatccaaatttagagctgaatccagcttgaatgttgtgtccatacttgccccaaccgttcagggttcaacctctgcggtcgtataaagctacgccctgcggagcatctggttggttattatcttgaatattattatagatagagataaactgtaaacagcaataatgtgcagcaaagtaagatttacaaataagtcagcatgaccgaaatggtcagtttacccctttaggagttattgccctttatagtcaatttttaaccatttttggtaaatcttagtaattttttacaaaaatcttcttctctgaaactactgtgccaaattaatcCACACTCggcaacaatcatctttggtgtattttgtttaaaaaatgtgtcatgtgacccggccatccaaccaagatggccgccatggcaaaaaaagaacataggggtcaaatgcagtttttggcttataattcaaaaaccaaagcatttaaagcaaatctgatggggtgaaattgtttattaggtcaagatctatctgccctgaaattttcagattaatcggacaacccattgctgggttgctgcccctgacctgaattggtaattttaaggatattttgctgtttttggttattatcttgaatattattatagatagagataaactgtaaacagcaataatttacagcaaagtaagaccttaaaataagtcaacatgacccaaATGGTCAactgaccccctaaggagttattgtcctttatagtcaatttttaataattttcataaaatttgtaaacttttactaacattttccactgaaactactgggccaagtttattatagatagagataattgtaagcagcaagacttttcagtaaagtaagatgtacaaacacatccccatcaccaaaacacaattttgtcatgaatccatctgcttcctttgtttaatattcacatataccaaggtgagcgacacaggctctttagagcctctagtttttagaatcggaggttatgcattttctacatccaacttgaaagatacccatgtcgtcgacttgatatctaattgttctgcttaactatgtactagataaattgacaacttatgcaaatggtgtttttaaaataaaacacttcttaattgagaagaaaattgtaattttgtttgtttctattaacttttaaaatttttgtcactatagtaaacattaccgtaagcatttatcgccttctctaacaaagagcttcgattcttttgttctatgtcaaccgggtttccgactgcaCTTAAGTGTCCTTGGCAATTTTTGGGTGTTTGACacgtttgaatattttgaaacatgCCTTTGGCGAATTGTTGCTGTGTCAATTAATGTCACTCTCTACTGTCATGACTGTTATTCTTTTTAATGTACAGAAGTAATATTAaaacaagaagtgcagaggaaatgcctGAAAAGTCCTCTAATAGGGAACGTCTGGAATATAGTATGTCAATCGAAGAAGacccaaattttattaaaaaaaacatgaatatgaacaccgcaacagtaccagttttaacattgtaaataaaggttatcATAAATGTTGGCCTGTTTGGATGTTTGGACAAAGTTATTCATTGGAATTGAAATTATAAAAGCACAGGAACAATATCCATAATATCAATTAGAATCATACCAGTAACCACTACCTCTTATTGTAAACAAACGACCCACTCATTTGACAATATGgccatttaattaaaaaaaaatggcccattgaattaatttttatatttttagggGGCCTTGTGCCCATAGAGAAAAAATCCTTGAAGATCACTGCATTCATGATCACACATAAATTGATTAATGAATTTCTGTTGTTTAAACGccaaaaaaaaacgagaaaaccATGGACCTTCGAAagtaaaactgacaatcctagtcaattaagatttgagtTGAATGCACCCACACGAGCCGAGTTCAATCTCACAACCtaagaccacttggccaccgaggcccctcaTACATAAATAGTAATACCACCAAACGCATTAACATGCATACATGTTCTGATCTTTTTGATCTTTGTTTTgatctttgttatatatatttcccTTCTCATCCATGTGATCAAAGACAAGAACAATAGATACAGAACTTCTCATTTGTCAATGAGACATACATGAGTTCCATCTCAACAATGTTGATAACAAGACAGAATTGAAGGAAATGCATTGTCAAGTTTTGCTCTTGTGAAAATTGGAATGGCTTATTATCtcaataaatgattttttgtttattttcaggtAATCATGGAGCAAGCAAAAGAAGGATCAGCTCCTGCCAAACAGCAGACAATGATTTATATATGTGGGGGTAAGaaaaaattacagaaaacaattatatatatattaaagtttttaaTCTGGGAGGACTAAATATTTAACTGAATGCCAGTTATgttctgaataaaaaatattttgcttatcaattgtaattaaaacaaaaacaataattaacAGAAAAGTATGGTTAAatcatctattttttttctaaagatttTCTGGAGTTTATCTTCCTTTCTATGTTTACGTATGGTTGTTGATATGTCCTCTCACTGGggggcccttgattggaatattaaaaaaaatgaactttatacatatatttgatttatacaaAATGCTAACTTTAAATTTACAGAGTGTCACCAAGAAAATGAGATAAAAGCAAGAGATCCTATCAGATGTCGTGAGTGTGGTTACAGAATTATGTACaagaaaagaacaaaaagaaGTATCCTTTGATGTATAATCATTAATATGAACACAATTACTCAAAAATAATTACTCAAGAACACAGTTACTTAAAATGATCAATGGTATGCATTAATAcacttaacttaaaaaattatTATGATCACACAAAACTTGCATTGATTACTCATGAACACAGTAAATCTGAATGATTCGTGGGATTCATGAAAACACAGAAACTTAAAATGATTACTCATGAAAAAACTAACTAAAAATGATTACTCATTAAAACACAGTAACTTAAAATGAGTACTCATGAAAACACAGTAACTTAAAATAATTACTCATTAAAACACAGAAACTTAAAATGATTACtcataaaaaaaacagtaacTTAAAATGATAATCATGAAAGCACAGTTACTTGAAATGATAACTCATGAAAACACAGTAACTTAAAGTGATTACTCATGAAAACACAGTAACTTGAAATAATAATCATGAAAGCACAGAAACTTAAAACGATTGTCATGAAAACACAGTATCTTAAAATGATTACTCATGAAAACACAGTAACTTAAAATGATTACTCATGAAAACACAGTAactgaattttaaaatgtattcgatAAAAATAAATGGATGACATGGGGTACTTGCAACAAAGTAATGAAACATTGACCCTTATTTTGCGAAATCCACTTTGCGAAATGATCTTTTCCAGCAAAGAAATGAAACACTTCAGTAAGTAAAGAATAGAGTTATGACATAAAGCACATTTCAAATAATATCTAATATGTTCATAACATCAACAAAACTAAAGTTTACAATTATAATGTGAAGTAATAGAGTTCATTTATAGAATAAGGGTAATATTCTGATGATGAAGTATTTTGTTACTTTTGTACCAAAACTTTTTGTGATTGATTGATGTGGGCTAAATTCTTcaataaaggggagataactttgtTCCTTAAAATCAGCAATCTGTGGTTTTGACTTTagaattttcctttttatttttgctttcatTTAGAGGATTTTTCTTTCTAGTTTTATGCTTGaaaattcatacatttttttttaatatggtcAGAGCAACTTATGGTTGAATTTTGATTTCTTTGCCGTAcattatatgattattttttacacAACATGTAAAAGAGTGTTTATGCCTAATTTCactaaaaaataacatgaattgCAAATCACTACAAAAATTATGTAGAAATACAACttaccagaaataaaaaaaatcttataaagattgatgaaaaaataaataacccACTGTGCATCAATGACAAGCAATGaatatttcattattaaaattttttgtattttaaagttttcaaaattcaaatttaaatatgaaaataagctAAAGTTCATGGATAACCATGAATGTATACTGGGGCAGCCCCTCTTCCTACAGTGGTAAGTCTAGAAGTTaaacttttatcatatatatctgCATTGTCCTTTCTATAGAGGTAGATGGGGAATGCACCTCAGATAAAATTAGTGTTTCTTTAGAGATTCCATACTAGTTTatagatgtataattatatggaatgttttatttacatgatttataggATGATTGAGTTAAAAGTGAAATATACTAAAATGCTCTTACACCAGATTCTAACTGATGTGGAGAAGTTTCATGTTAAGATGTGAAGAGTTGTTTTAATATCCTTAACTTATTGACAGTGATAGTGTTTGATGCCAGGTGAAGATATATACAAACACAGAACCTTTTAGAAATACAGACACAAGTGCAATTTGAGCAGGAGCTCTTGACAATTCAACAATCCTATTGGCTATGTGAAACATAACATTTGAATGAATATCAATGattacatgtttgttttattgttgaaTGGAAACTTATagtcaataaatataaaataatgtattattactttaaaatatatttgagatCTTGCCTGTTGAGTGTGGACCATGAATGTGACCTGAacacatttaataaataaatactgGGTGTATACACAAGAACAACTGACCACATTAACTTTCAATCATATTTTTACTCttataatatttatgaaaaattactTTCATTTGATTAATTTCTGGAGAAATTTGGTGTGGATTTAAGTGGAGTAGGGGGTGTTTTAGAAATATTCCATTTCACTTTAAAATCTTTTTAGAAACTCCACCacttttatagatattttaacCATGCATGTTTCTATTAACCATTTAACTATAATAACATGTAATATAGACATGAATAAGAGTTCCTCATACAGTCTTTAACAAATAtgaatacatcatgtacattatgTCAAGCTCATATCATATTGAGCAGGAGTCTCTTGAAGTTGTGAATAgaacaaaaataatcaaagatCTGTTATATTTGGAAGTGCCTGCAGAGAGCATTTATGCAATTTTTTTATTCTGGCAAAACCTGGTTAATCTATTAAAATTCTTGATGGTTAACAATCATGTAGATTGGACTTTTGATGGATATTTATAGTTGTCATGTaagctatcataccacatctctgcATTTTTTTCCTCACCTGAAAAGAAAGTTGAGTCCAGAGTAACTACCTGGTGGCGCTATAAAtcatttgtataaagctttaaatTTCAGAAGGCAGAAGACCAGAATACATCATAGCTTGGAAGCATACGCCTTATGAtacaaagtttccgtctgtcatgtATGTCCATTGTtcttcttgacctcattttcatggttcactgctTGAAAAAAGTATAGATTTTGGTCATGTGAATTATCATACTCACTTATTATGTGTAATagtataactatatttgataattttggATCCTTGCAAGGTTGTCAGGTCTGTCAGTGAGGTTTAGACCATTTCATGGGTCAGTGATTGAGGTTATGGTAGATTTCTTCAaagatactacatgtataattaatAGTTTAACTTTATATGGTTTGCAAAACAATTTGAAGGTTTACAcatttatctgaccttgatctcactTCAATGTCCATTAGTATCAAGTTTTGGTGGTTTTGTATGTTTCTTAGATAATATTAGAAATAAATCAGTTGAATTTGGTTGATGACctgtctggcaggtttcatctgaccttaagCTTTTTCCATGGTTCATtggacaatagttttaagttgtgGTGGTCTGGTCAATTCTCAGATACTAAATGAAGTACAGACACtgactatatttggtgtatggaatgaatgAAAGGTTTCATGTTATCTATCAGCATGATCAGGTTTTATGTGGCCTTGACCCAATTTTCTTGGTATTATACACATGTTAGTTTTCATGGTTGGTCAGTTTATCAGATGAAACAAGTATTCTTTTGGGTATTTCATGGCAAAACATAGTTCCCTAccagttaaaaattcattgtatgtGTATATAGTTCAACTTGatatataacttgtcatggtgttaATTATACAACAAGTATCAGGTCAATATCTTTAACAAAAAGCCGGAAAAAAATTCGAAATtaatctgtaacttgtcatgataaaaccatacatcaaatatcaaatcaatatctggaaacaaatagaaaaaagtgTGGAAATCTGATTTGCTaactgacagatggacagacgaacagacagtCAGAGTGCAAACCTTAGGTCCATTTTGACTTCGTCGTTAGGGGGactaactatatttggtgtattgattGAGGTAAGGTGTATATGCCTGGTTTggtagaccttgacctcatgtatTTGGTAATGTAAaatttgtgatacatgtacaaagaCTTAAGTTAAATATAAGTTCAATCAAAGGCACAAGGGGAGGAAACTCTGGATCATTTTGAAATAAGGCCTAACAGTTAGTAGTTAGAAAGGTCACTTTGACTTTTGTAAAGCTCTAGTTATCAATTGTCAACTTCCTTTCGGACTAATATTATGGCCCTTAATTGCCTCAGTTGGTGTTTAGCATGTGCATATTAAAATTATACAGGTATGCACTCATTTCACTTTCCATGCTCATAAAACACAATCTTACCTCACTGAGAAtgagataataaaattgagaatggaaatggggaatgtgccaaagagacaacaacctgaccatagaaaaaaacaacagtagaaggtcaccaataggtcttcaatgtagcgagaaattcccgcacccggaggcgtccttcaactggcccctaaacaaatatatactagttcagtgataatgaacgccatactaatttccaaattgtacacaattaaaataatacaagactaacaaaggccagaggctcctgacttgggacaggcggggttaaacatgtttgtgagatctcaaccctccccctatacctctagccaatgtagaaaagtaaacgcataacaatacgcacattaaaattcagttcaagagaagtccgagtctgatatcagaagatgtaaccaaagaaaataaacaaaatgacaataatacataaataacaacagactactagcagttaactgacatgccagctctagacttcaattaaactgactgaaagattaagatttcatcatatgaacatcaggcacaatccttcccgttaggggtttagtatcataccatcataatataTGTAACCGAAGGGGCGTGGTTACGGGGTCATGATTTTATTCgtaaaatcattagaaaaactATTACGCTATGAAAGTCACCAATATCAGGAACTAGTTGTTGCAGTTCACAAAAATCCAACACATTCAAGTCATATAATTTAATTCCAAGCCAAAAATCTAGTATAACATATACAAAGGATAACGTCAACACAATATGACTCCTACTGTATCTAATGGATCTTACTATTTCTCAGTATATTCTTTTTCAACTAAATTTACAAAGTTTACAATAAGTATTTATACTAGATATCAAAAATAGACAATACTCAATTAACATGACAATACTCAAATTAAAAATGACATTTCAAAACTTTAATCTATAAGTGACAGCATTCACATTAATTAatacaaaagataattataatttataatactCATATAATCTCATTCTTTCAataattttcacacctttagtATGAATTAATGTCTTTCATATTAATTTCTGTAACTCAATAAATCTGtctcaaatatttgaaaatcatatgTCACTAATTAAGATTAACacattatttgtctatacatgtaaatatttaaatttgtaaaataatatcttttctAAAAGttcaatttctaaataaataataaaataaaaattaagtccAAATTAGCCTGGTGACAAATGGCTCCTCCTCAACAAATAACACGTCCTCGTGttaataaaagttaataaaaacgTCCTCTATTGTTCCTACTGTTATAATTAGAATTAAAAGATTGTCTTTGATTGTAACCATTCACTGGTTGATGCCACATCTGCTGTTGCGGTTGTTGTTGgttttgttgttgctgttgttgttgGTTTTGAAATTGTCTTATCTGCATTTCAAGCTGtactatttttatttcatatttttctcttTCTTCTTTTCTGCCCATTGTTGAATCTTTAAATAAATCTAATGTTTTTTGTAGTTGATCATAATCTAGTTGAAGTTCTAAATATATCGGATGTCTTTTCACTATTTCATTGTACTCTACATCAATTTTGCTTTTCTCCAAATATTGTTGTTTCTTAAAATCATTACTCACTGTAATTATCCTTAAATTTTCAGTCCTTAAGAATTCATTTTGCCAATAAAGATCATTAATATTTAGGTTGTCTGGTGTTGATTTAAATTTATCCAATTCTTCTCGAAATTCCTCATTTTGTTTAACATAAAGTTGAGCTCTTTCCCACATTGTATGCAATTGTTCTTTTAGGTTGCTTATTTCCTCATCTTTCATATTATGTTGATCCTTAATTTTTTCACCATTGATATTTTTCtcctttaatttttcttttaccCTTTTTAGTTCCACTTTAACTGAATGATTTGTTTGTAAAACACTTACGAAGGCTGCATTTCTGATATTAGAAAATGGCAATTCAAACATTGGCTGTTTTCTGTCCATATGTTGAATCCATCTTGATCTATCCCGTTCTGTTCTTCTTTTACTTTTCACTTTGGTtttctttattgttgtttgttgttctttTGCTTTCAAAGACGGTATACGAGCAAAACACATTCTTGCATAATGTCCCTTTTTTCCACATTTGAAACACATTTTAGAATTAGCAAAACAAATTCTGTTATGTAATATTCCACATTTGCCACACACGCGTCTTTGACTAGGAAAGTTCCAGAGTCTCCATTGAGGTCTTAAATTAATATCCATGTTGTTAGATTTGTTGATGAAACTGGGAACACTCACTTGCTGCTATTAAAGGTACTGGAATCGTTGTTGAGCATAGAAGTCAACGTGCCCGGGTCCTCCACCATAATGTAACCGAAGGGGCGTGGTTACGGGGTCATGATTTTATTCgtaaaatcattagaaaaactATTACGCTATGAAAGTCACCAATATCAGGAACTAGTTGTTGCAGTTCACAAAAATCCAACACATTCAAGTCATATAATTTAATTCCAAGCCAAAAATCTAGTATAACATATACAAAGGATAACGTCAACACAATATGACTCCTACT
This window contains:
- the LOC139497653 gene encoding mRNA export factor GLE1-like; protein product: MDINLRPQWRLWNFPSQRRVCGKCGILHNRICFANSKMCFKCGKKGHYARMCFARIPSLKAKEQQTTIKKTKVKSKRRTERDRSRWIQHMDRKQPMFELPFSNIRNAAFVSVLQTNHSVKVELKRVKEKLKEKNINGEKIKDQHNMKDEEISNLKEQLHTMWERAQLYVKQNEEFREELDKFKSTPDNLNINDLYWQNEFLRTENLRIITVSNDFKKQQYLEKSKIDVEYNEIVKRHPIYLELQLDYDQLQKTLDLFKDSTMGRKEEREKYEIKIVQLEMQIRQFQNQQQQQQQNQQQPQQQMWHQPVNGYNQRQSFNSNYNSRNNRGRFY